The Aphis gossypii isolate Hap1 chromosome 3, ASM2018417v2, whole genome shotgun sequence genome includes a region encoding these proteins:
- the LOC114131449 gene encoding uncharacterized protein LOC114131449 isoform X2: MFVSRRLKCGHHWKHLSMNQFLFLISILTTVHEVQAESDLSGTSTTTTTTTTTNGIATGTACAERWTCTSCTEGTTPSCSWSVAEQTCADSVVATELSRLVVTDRSSCPKFSVENIFSVMADDKVTITVTVDDGHEEGGFVDLLANSSVKCQLNNRMITAKVNGDRISCTLTYTRSRYNVKCRDFVPVVSHLLISFDDKFLRFDNASDHYATGYPSDCPVIECLDCNRNNGTHRTYCTRCSKNNTTSVNTKPFHYCEVRKNSNFEKSNSDKTKNGDMCGDSADPAMMLRSDQLKPEVPAGNYSSFPIISTVSTISTVTMVPIVPTVPIVPMVPTVDDGQTFGGIASGGTTIVAKGRSFSGLQNAKACFVNKSTCVYCSILNDTSMECRSPKFIAVNETQTAVEIKPLKFYGKDPAGNVLKLNSNSFEYHLYQDPVFTDYMVNGCCNLTVNGVYLYQGYTTGDLSIVLDTENSSSVCGPITWMDGTQIVCHLSQLDPLPNQIYVKAGDYISVVKLTKQNSSKFKNSLAAIILPSVVTIGAYISFIAVLCVALIFFKSSKDYDLLHLHGPQHLAEMRPLDEKNFNDYDNNSESNNMLSKHDE; the protein is encoded by the exons ATGTTTGTCAGCAGACGTCTTAAATGTGGTCATCACTGGAAACATTTATCaatgaatcaatttttattcctAATTAGCATA tTGACTACGGTGCACGAGGTGCAAGCCGAGAGCGATTTATCCGGAACatcgacaacgacgacgacgacgacgacgacgaatgGAATCGCGACCGGAACCGCTTGTGCGGAGCGATGGACGTGTACGTCGTGCACAGAAGGAACGACGCCGTCGTGCAGCTGGTCCGTTGCCGAGCAGACGTGTGCGGACAGCGTTGTGGCGACAGAGCTAAGCCGGCTGGTGGTCACCGACCGATCGTCTTGTCCAAAGTTTTCGGTCGAAAACATCTTCAGCGTAATGGCCGACGACAAGGTGACGATCACGGTGACGGTTGACGACGGTCACGAGGAAGGAGGGTTCGTCGATCTGTTGGCCAACAGTTCCGTCAAGTGTCAGCTGAACAACAGAATGATCACGGCCAAAGTTAACGGGGACCGAATCTCCTGTACGTTGACTTACACCAGATCTCGGTACAACGTGAAGTGCCGAGATTTCGTACCGGTCGTCAGTCATTTGTTGATCTCGTTCGACGACAAGTTTTTGCGATTCGACAACGCGAGCGACCACTATGCGACCGGATACCCGAGCGATTGCCCGGTCATAGAATGCTTGGACTGTAACCGGAACAACGGCACGCACAGGACTTACTGCACGCGGTGTTCGAAAAACAACACCACGTCCGTGAACACGAAGCCGTTTCATTACTGCGAAGTGCGGAAGAATTCGAATTTCGAGAAATCGAATTCCGATAAAACGAAAAACGGCGACATGTGTGGGGACAGTGCAGATCCGGCGATGATGCTCCGATCGGACCAGCTCAAACCGGAAGTTCCCGCGGGCAACTATAGCAGTTTTCCAATCATTTCGACGGTTTCGACGATTTCGACGGTTACGATGGTACCGATAGTTCCGACGGTTCCGATAGTTCCGATGGTTCCGACGGTGGACGACGGCCAAACGTTCGGCGGTATTGCATCCGGTGGCACCACGATTGTGGCGAAGGGTCGAAGTTTTAGCGGCTTGCAGAACGCAAAGGcctgttttgtaaataaaagcACGTGTGTCTACTGTAGCATTCTCAACGATACGTCCATGGAATGCCGATCTCCCAAGTTCATCGCCGTCAACGAAACGCAAACTGCAGTTGAAATTAAACCGTTGAAGTTTTACGGTAAAGACCCTGCCGGAAATGTGTTGAAGCTCAATTCGAATTCGTTCGAATACCACCTGTACCAGGATCCGGTTTTTACGGATTATATGGTAAACGGTTGCTGTAACCTTACCGTTAATGGCGTGTACCTCTACCAAGGTTACACCACTGGTGACTTGTCTATTGTGCTGGACACTGAAAACTCGTCGTCCGTTTGCGGCCCGATCACTTGGATGGACGGTACACAGATAGTTTGTCACTTGTCTCAGTTAGACCCACTGCCAAATCAGATATATGTTAAGGCTGGTGATTATATTAGCGTCGTGAAGTTAACGAAACAGAATTCtagtaaattcaaaaattcgtTGGCCGCAATAATATTGCCAAGTGTCGTCACTATAGGTGCGTATATTTCATTCATCGCAGTTTTATGTGTGGCtctcatattttttaagtcttCTAAGGACTATGacttattacatttacatGGTCCCCAGCACCTTGCAGAAATGCGGCCGTTggatgaaaaaaatttcaatgactacgataataatagcgaatctaataatatgttatcgaAACACGACGAATGA
- the LOC114131449 gene encoding uncharacterized protein LOC114131449 isoform X1, producing MSQETYLRFDYGVEDNSQISSFLSCGRIAAGRARPHTIGVYHKNKLYSSDMFVSRRLKCGHHWKHLSMNQFLFLISILTTVHEVQAESDLSGTSTTTTTTTTTNGIATGTACAERWTCTSCTEGTTPSCSWSVAEQTCADSVVATELSRLVVTDRSSCPKFSVENIFSVMADDKVTITVTVDDGHEEGGFVDLLANSSVKCQLNNRMITAKVNGDRISCTLTYTRSRYNVKCRDFVPVVSHLLISFDDKFLRFDNASDHYATGYPSDCPVIECLDCNRNNGTHRTYCTRCSKNNTTSVNTKPFHYCEVRKNSNFEKSNSDKTKNGDMCGDSADPAMMLRSDQLKPEVPAGNYSSFPIISTVSTISTVTMVPIVPTVPIVPMVPTVDDGQTFGGIASGGTTIVAKGRSFSGLQNAKACFVNKSTCVYCSILNDTSMECRSPKFIAVNETQTAVEIKPLKFYGKDPAGNVLKLNSNSFEYHLYQDPVFTDYMVNGCCNLTVNGVYLYQGYTTGDLSIVLDTENSSSVCGPITWMDGTQIVCHLSQLDPLPNQIYVKAGDYISVVKLTKQNSSKFKNSLAAIILPSVVTIGAYISFIAVLCVALIFFKSSKDYDLLHLHGPQHLAEMRPLDEKNFNDYDNNSESNNMLSKHDE from the exons atgtcACAAGAGACATATCTAAGGTTTGATTACGGAGTTGAAGATAATTCACAGATATCTTCCTTTTTGTCGTGTGGTCGTATCGCTGCTGGTCGTGCACGACCCCATACAATCGGCGTGTACCAC aaaaacaaGCTTTACTCAAGTGACATGTTTGTCAGCAGACGTCTTAAATGTGGTCATCACTGGAAACATTTATCaatgaatcaatttttattcctAATTAGCATA tTGACTACGGTGCACGAGGTGCAAGCCGAGAGCGATTTATCCGGAACatcgacaacgacgacgacgacgacgacgacgaatgGAATCGCGACCGGAACCGCTTGTGCGGAGCGATGGACGTGTACGTCGTGCACAGAAGGAACGACGCCGTCGTGCAGCTGGTCCGTTGCCGAGCAGACGTGTGCGGACAGCGTTGTGGCGACAGAGCTAAGCCGGCTGGTGGTCACCGACCGATCGTCTTGTCCAAAGTTTTCGGTCGAAAACATCTTCAGCGTAATGGCCGACGACAAGGTGACGATCACGGTGACGGTTGACGACGGTCACGAGGAAGGAGGGTTCGTCGATCTGTTGGCCAACAGTTCCGTCAAGTGTCAGCTGAACAACAGAATGATCACGGCCAAAGTTAACGGGGACCGAATCTCCTGTACGTTGACTTACACCAGATCTCGGTACAACGTGAAGTGCCGAGATTTCGTACCGGTCGTCAGTCATTTGTTGATCTCGTTCGACGACAAGTTTTTGCGATTCGACAACGCGAGCGACCACTATGCGACCGGATACCCGAGCGATTGCCCGGTCATAGAATGCTTGGACTGTAACCGGAACAACGGCACGCACAGGACTTACTGCACGCGGTGTTCGAAAAACAACACCACGTCCGTGAACACGAAGCCGTTTCATTACTGCGAAGTGCGGAAGAATTCGAATTTCGAGAAATCGAATTCCGATAAAACGAAAAACGGCGACATGTGTGGGGACAGTGCAGATCCGGCGATGATGCTCCGATCGGACCAGCTCAAACCGGAAGTTCCCGCGGGCAACTATAGCAGTTTTCCAATCATTTCGACGGTTTCGACGATTTCGACGGTTACGATGGTACCGATAGTTCCGACGGTTCCGATAGTTCCGATGGTTCCGACGGTGGACGACGGCCAAACGTTCGGCGGTATTGCATCCGGTGGCACCACGATTGTGGCGAAGGGTCGAAGTTTTAGCGGCTTGCAGAACGCAAAGGcctgttttgtaaataaaagcACGTGTGTCTACTGTAGCATTCTCAACGATACGTCCATGGAATGCCGATCTCCCAAGTTCATCGCCGTCAACGAAACGCAAACTGCAGTTGAAATTAAACCGTTGAAGTTTTACGGTAAAGACCCTGCCGGAAATGTGTTGAAGCTCAATTCGAATTCGTTCGAATACCACCTGTACCAGGATCCGGTTTTTACGGATTATATGGTAAACGGTTGCTGTAACCTTACCGTTAATGGCGTGTACCTCTACCAAGGTTACACCACTGGTGACTTGTCTATTGTGCTGGACACTGAAAACTCGTCGTCCGTTTGCGGCCCGATCACTTGGATGGACGGTACACAGATAGTTTGTCACTTGTCTCAGTTAGACCCACTGCCAAATCAGATATATGTTAAGGCTGGTGATTATATTAGCGTCGTGAAGTTAACGAAACAGAATTCtagtaaattcaaaaattcgtTGGCCGCAATAATATTGCCAAGTGTCGTCACTATAGGTGCGTATATTTCATTCATCGCAGTTTTATGTGTGGCtctcatattttttaagtcttCTAAGGACTATGacttattacatttacatGGTCCCCAGCACCTTGCAGAAATGCGGCCGTTggatgaaaaaaatttcaatgactacgataataatagcgaatctaataatatgttatcgaAACACGACGAATGA
- the LOC114119025 gene encoding plexin-A3-like, with protein sequence MGHWGAQAAPLKSTTGELTNIDNMFVSKRSKKRLRNNSFSNRLWLATVIMMTASTGITIAAAAVESPSTLAPEQTTAAPARPNVTVDCVRRVTCAECAAAAPACSWSLVHQSCNDTAATEKQLIEDPGDDGHHHPPTRPVADAGSCPRFKVDYQKQTTMDATNRTLNVKVSNDPTGTFRALLERGRVLCHLNEMEFPGKVESGGRQITCQADHLESANSSLSSIVYFYASVNGAALTFDDKRDHYLDFAVPRNACVTENPVGPSDECKVCLWDDDRAYRYYCQWCPKSNPCTGSYQQCDVRRLSDPGRTVAVQDVLVQCPEVRIESIEPLYGSWAGGTTVRIVISNHRTLSENKVTVVKVADSRCLLPTASVDGTTVTCTIPPTNSSALNQGPVEVTYRSEVNKLLPTFTLRSNQTFYFVEPVITNVWPSCGPVTGGTRVTIRGRFLDAGNTVRVYMRDNITCAVQTHSQNEVTCLTGASDGPSASAIRVEFDHYLNKYVYDPPFMYTSAPALDGGQSFRGISSGGTQLPVHGHDFACIHNPLVHVSYNGIQYTGSCAVRNDTFMVCTAPTINRPAPHQVTALQFGFQADYNDTIVKMPLPADTPDYTLYPDPVYTNFETEGRTVTVYGLNIDQGYDRDADLSVLFHKTGVPCNVTSVQPDRIVCRPPKGLLFNDHGGRSDDGRVDGYGGGDEDDDDDLPAALVNDEIIVTVGNLVYEVKRKPQTRRRTFPIRINTIIFGGIALVSLIITIVAAIVYCMKIAMTISQQQTEMRSLCEHLNSTESGLGVCTGTETGSKGDVESAAAAAPVKDRS encoded by the exons ATGGGCCATTGGGGGGCCCAGGCGGCCCCTCTCAAATCCACCACTG gaGAACTTACAAATATAGATAACATGTTTGTGAGTAAACGCTCTAAAAAACGTCTCCGGAACAATTCATTTTCTAATCGACTATGGCTAGCTACAGTGATc atgaTGACTGCCAGCACCGGCATTACGATAGCAGCAGCAGCCGTCGAATCGCCGTCGACTCTCGCGCCCGAACAGACGACCGCGGCCCCGGCGAGACCGAACGTGACGGTGGACTGCGTGCGGCGGGTCACGTGCGCTGAATGCGCGGCCGCGGCGCCGGCGTGCAGCTGGTCGCTGGTGCACCAGTCGTGCAACGACACCGCGGCGACGGAAAAACAGCTGATCGAAGACCCGGGCGACGACGGCCATCACCATCCGCCCACCAGGCCGGTGGCGGACGCCGGTTCGTGTCCGCGGTTCAAGGTCGACTATCAGAAACAGACGACCATGGACGCGACGAACCGGACGCTGAACGTGAAGGTGTCCAACGACCCGACGGGCACGTTCAGGGCGCTGCTGGAGCGGGGCCGAGTGCTGTGCCACCTCAACGAGATGGAGTTCCCGGGCAAGGTGGAGAGCGGCGGCCGGCAGATCACGTGCCAGGCCGATCACTTGGAGTCGGCCAACTCGTCGCTGTCGTCCATCGTCTACTTCTACGCGTCCGTCAACGGCGCCGCGCTGACGTTCGACGACAAGCGCGACCACTACTTGGACTTCGCCGTGCCCCGGAACGCGTGCGTCACCGAAAATCCGGTGGGACCCAGCGACGAGTGCAAGGTGTGCCTGTGGGACGACGACCGCGCGTACCGGTACTACTGCCAGTGGTGTCCCAAGAGCAACCCGTGCACCGGGTCGTACCAACAGTGCGACGTCCGCCGGCTGTCCGATCCCGGTCGCACGGTCGCCGTCCAAGACGTGCTCGTCCAGTGTCCCGAGGTGCGCATCGAGTCCATCGAACCGCTGTACGGGTCGTGGGCCGGCGGCACCACCGTGCGGATCGTCATCAGCAACCACCGGACGCTGTCCGAGAACAAGGTGACCGTGGTCAAGGTGGCCGACAGCCGGTGCCTGCTGCCCACCGCGTCCGTGGACGGCACGACCGTCACGTGCACCATACCGCCGACCAACTCGAGCGCGCTGAACCAGGGCCCGGTGGAGGTGACGTACAGGTCGGAGGTGAACAAGCTGCTGCCCACGTTCACGCTCAGGTCCAACCAGACATTCTACTTCGTCGAGCCCGTCATCACCAACGTGTGGCCGTCCTGCGGACCCGTCACCGGCGGCACGCGGGTCACGATCCGCGGACGGTTCCTGGACGCCGGCAACACCGTCCGGGTGTACATGCGGGACAACATCACGTGCGCGGTGCAGACGCACAGCCAGAACGAGGTGACGTGCCTGACGGGCGCCAGCGACGGGCCGTCGGCCAGCGCCATACGCGTCGAGTTCGACCACTATCTGAACAAGTACGTGTACGACCCGCCGTTCATGTACACGTCCGCGCCCGCCCTGGACGGCGGCCAGTCGTTCCGGGGAATATCTTCGGGCGGCACCCAGCTTCCGGTCCACGGCCACGACTTTGCGTGCATCCACAACCCGCTGGTGCACGTGTCCTACAACGGTATCCAGTACACCGGAAGTTGCGCGGTCCGGAACGACACGTTCATGGTGTGCACCGCGCCCACCATCAACCGGCCCGCGCCGCACCAGGTGACCGCGCTGCAGTTCGGCTTCCAGGCCGACTACAACGACACCATCGTCAAGATGCCGCTGCCCGCCGACACGCCCGACTACACGCTGTACCCCGACCCGGTGTACACCAACTTCGAGACGGAAGGGCGCACCGTCACGGTTTACGGTCTAAACATCGACCAGGGTTACGACCGGGACGCCGACCTGTCCGTGCTGTTCCACAAGACCGGCGTGCCGTGCAACGTCACGTCCGTCCAACCCGATCGCATCGTTTGCCGGCCGCCCAAAGGGCTGTTGTTCAACGACCACGGCGGCCGTTCGGACGACGGCCGGGTGGACGGCTACGGAGGCGGCGACgaggacgacgacgacgatctGCCCGCGGCCCTGGTCAACGACGAGATCATCGTCACCGTCGGCAACCTGGTTTACGAGGTCAAGCGGAAGCCGCAGACCAGACGCCGCACGTTTCCGATTCGCATCAACACCATCATCTTCGGCGGCATCGCTCTGGTGTCGCTGATCATCACCATCGTCGCGGCCATCGTGTACTGCATGAAGATCGCCATGACCATTTCCCAACAGCAGACGGAAATGCGATCGCTGTGCGAGCACCTCAACAGCACCGAATCCGGATTGGGCGTGTGCACCGGAACCGAAACCGGAAGCAAAGGCGACGTCGAGTCTGCGGCCGCCGCGGCACCGGTCAAAGACAGATCGTAG